Within the Bacteroidia bacterium genome, the region ATGGGAGTAAAAATGAAGCAGGCCGGTTAAGACACGGAGGATACTGGCAAAGCTTTGAGCACTGGCCTCCCCTGAAAATTGAGAAGCAGACTTACTATCTAGGAGAGGAAGGAACTCTTGGTAAGGAGAGATCCTCAAAGTCCATGTCTTCCACTACTTATACCTTTGATCCCTCTCATCCGGTTCCTACTCTTGGAGGCAATGTATCTGCTCGCGTAAAAGATGGGGCCTTCAATCAAAGAGAACGAGCGGATTTTGCAGGAAGCAAGCCACCATACTTACCGTTAAAAGCCCGGCCAGATGTAGTGGTATTTCAAACAGAACCTTTGGAGGAAGACCGGAAAATTGTAGGGCCCATTGAATTGGAACTCTATGTTTCCTCTTCTGCTGTAGATACAGACTTTACGATAAAATTGCTAGACATATACCCTCCCTCTGAGGATTTTCCAGAAGGCTTTGACCTAAACCTCACGGATGGGATCGTTCGTATGAGCTATCGAAATGGGAGAATCAGTCGGGAACTCATCGAGGCGGGCAAAGTGTATAAATTGAAGGTTGATCTTTTCCCTACCGCCAATGTTTTTAAGAAAGGACATCGAATACGTGTGGACATTTCGAGCAGCAATTTTCCTCGATGGGATGTAAATCCGAATACAGGAGAAGCTTTGGGAAAAAATCGGAGGATGATCAAAGCCGACAATACAATTTTTCATTCAGCCACATACCCTTCCCTAATTATCCTGCCGATCTTAGAGGATTGATTAGGATATTGGCTGAATTTCTGTTTCATGATTGCCTGGCCGAAGAAGATCTGCCTCAGGATGCTATACCTTTCGCTCGAAGGATTAGAACTAATTGTATTAACCCTCTATTCCCCCCTCTTTCAATGTCCCCAAAAGATGTCTCCATCTGCATACTAAAACTGAAATTCCCCTCCTCGAAATACAACAATACTTTCCAACTTGATCTTATGGAGGAATTCTTTTTTGCTTAAAGGCTTTTCTCCTTCTTCCAACCAAGTCTCATTTTTCAAAGAAAGCAATCCCTCAAGTATTTGCTGCTTTCCTTTCAGGTCCCACTCTTCTTCTTTGGCAAATAGTTCGAGGGCTATTTTGTCCACCAATTCCATTTCTCTTAGTTCAGGAGTACTAAAAAGAGCTGGAAATTTGCAGGATGCCCGGATATCAATTTTCATTCTTGATCAAAGTCAATGAAACTGATTTCGATAAGTGCCTATTTGGAGAAAAACTCAATATTATGAAAGTTAAAATAATTGCATTTCTCCTCACCATCTCTTGCCTTCTGGGCAACTTACACGCACAAGACAAGCAAACAGAGTCAAAGTTTCGCAGGCACTTTATCGGAAGTACAGCCTTTATTATCATGACTCCTCTGCTTGATCCTTCGCCTCGTTATTTTCAGTTGAATTATGGATATCGTTTGACTCCCAAAGATGTACTCTCAGTAGAGGCCATCACCTGGACCTACCAGGGACCTTTGGGTCGGCCTTATGGACCTGATTATGAACAGTCGAGTAGCAATTTTCCCGGAGAGGTTCGAGCTTATGGTCTTGGTTTGGCCTATAAGAGATTTCTGTGGAAAGGAGCTTATGCACAGATTCATTCGACCGCTTTCCACCAGAATTATTTGGATGAGGGCGACAATAAGATTCAAAGTGGCTTCCAGCTATTTAATATCTTTCGTTTGGGCTATCACTTTGATCTTTTCAAAGGACGCATGTTTGTGGAGCCTTCTATAACTACGACCTGGTGGCCGATCAATACGAATCTTCCAGAATCTTTCCAGCGAGAAGAGGATAAATGGAATAAATACTTCTTGTTTGAGCCGGGTCTACATTTCGGCTTTAATTTTTAGGCCCTTACTTTTTAAGGGTAATTCTGCGCCTGATCCGACTCAAAGTTTCAGGCTTTACCCCTAAATAACTGGCCAATTGATATTGAGGGACCCGGTTCAACAAACCGGGTCTTTCTGCTAAAAGAAAAAGGTATCTTTCTTCAGGAGTTGAGGTAATAAAACGCGTAAATTCTGCTTGCCTTGCTCCCATAGCACTTTCCATATTGGTTCGGCAAATGGTCTCAAAATGCGGAAAGCGTTTGTAGAGTTTATTTTCTTTGTCCTGGTTGAGGATGGCAACC harbors:
- a CDS encoding DUF2262 domain-containing protein; its protein translation is MKIDIRASCKFPALFSTPELREMELVDKIALELFAKEEEWDLKGKQQILEGLLSLKNETWLEEGEKPLSKKEFLHKIKLESIVVFRGGEFQF
- a CDS encoding Crp/Fnr family transcriptional regulator codes for the protein MSQLVALNEEEILAIEESFPIKTYPKGSFLLKEGQIAQDAFYVVKGCIRKYEVQHAEEKTLDFIVEEQSVVDFQSLTQRTPSNLFFECVEETTVAILNQDKENKLYKRFPHFETICRTNMESAMGARQAEFTRFITSTPEERYLFLLAERPGLLNRVPQYQLASYLGVKPETLSRIRRRITLKK